DNA from Amorphoplanes friuliensis DSM 7358:
CGGCGAGGTCGATGGTGGCCGGCACGCAGAACAGGTTCGGGATGCCCTCGACCGGTTGCGCCACGTCGGCGAGCGGGACGTTGTCGATCAGGCAGTCGTAGACGTCGGGTACGCCCGCGTGGTGGGGCACGTTCAGGCCGGTGGAGGCGTTGCCCTGCGGGTCCAGGTCGACGACCAGGACGCGGTTTCCGTGCAGGGCCAGCGCCACAGCCAGGTTGACGGTCGTCGTGGTCTTGCCGACGCCGCCCTTCTGGTTGGCGACGCACAGAACGCGCGGGTGATCGGGGCGCGGCATGATGATCTCGCCACTCGGGTTGAGGATCTGCACAGCACGCAACGCTTCCATGGCGAGTGGTGGATCGACCTCATCCCGGTCCGGCGTTTCACGTGAAACATGCTCGTCTGCCGACGCACCGTTCGGCGCCGGCTCCGCCGCCACACCGACCGGAGGAGCAGAGACCGGCTGCGCCGAGACCGGAGGAGCCGATGCCGGTACGGCCGCAGAACCGGAAACAGGCGCCGACGACGGCCCCGAGCGTGGTGCCGGCGCGGGCCGACGCGGCTCGGAGACCGAGACATCAGAATCGCCCAACGGGGTGCCATACACCTGGCCGCCATTGCCTGCACGTGGTTGAGGCACGCTTTGCTCACCGCTCTCGAAGCTCACACTCAAACTCGCGCTTCGATCGGAGTCGCCGTGTGGATCTGTTTCACGTGAAACACGGTCCCAGCCTGGGGCGCCGTCGGGGCCCCTGCCATACTCATGCACCGTCTTGTCCCTGCCTGCTTGGAGTGGGTCGGCACCGCGAGCGTGCGGTCCGGCAGGAAGCGGCGGGGCGCCTGGCTCTCCCACCGTCCGGTCCACACTATCGACGCGCGGCCAGCCTACGGCCGCCGGGCGAGCGTCGCCACGGTTGTCCGCCTGATGAGTCGATGTCAACAACCCTTCGGGCGTCTCGAAGACCATGAATCCGGGTACGAGTCGCAATCTGCCGGCGTACCCGGAAGGGGCAACGGCCGGTGACCCATCGCCAAGGGCGGCCGGACCGGGGATGGCCGAGTCGGGGTTGCTGGGATCGCTGGGGCTTGCAGTGAGCGGCGGCTGGGCACGGTCGGAGGCACTTGCGCGGCTGTTGGGCGGCGCCTGCGCTGAGCCGCGGTGGGGCAGTTGAGGGGCCTGGCGGCGGCTCGAAGGCGCGCTGCCAGGCCTACCCGAGACAACTCCTGACAGGTCTGCCCGTCGAGCAGCGCCGGCCTCGACCCGCTGAC
Protein-coding regions in this window:
- a CDS encoding ParA family protein is translated as MHEYGRGPDGAPGWDRVSRETDPHGDSDRSASLSVSFESGEQSVPQPRAGNGGQVYGTPLGDSDVSVSEPRRPAPAPRSGPSSAPVSGSAAVPASAPPVSAQPVSAPPVGVAAEPAPNGASADEHVSRETPDRDEVDPPLAMEALRAVQILNPSGEIIMPRPDHPRVLCVANQKGGVGKTTTTVNLAVALALHGNRVLVVDLDPQGNASTGLNVPHHAGVPDVYDCLIDNVPLADVAQPVEGIPNLFCVPATIDLAGAEIELVSVVARESRLQRAITAHPEKFDYVFIDCPPSLGLLTVNALCAAQEVLIPIQCEYYALEGLNQLINNINLVRQHLNPTLDVSTILLTMYDRRTRLADAVEQDVRNHFGSKVLEAVIPRNVRVSEAPSYGQSVMTYDPGSRGATSYFEAALEIAMRGVNTGGAA